Genomic segment of Methanomassiliicoccales archaeon:
ACCACTGCGTGCTCGCCCAGGAGGATGACCTTGCCCGGCGCCGATGCCACCACGCTCAACCCTTTGCCTTTCGACATGGACGCCTCCTCATCGGTGAATCCAGTAATAAGCATTGTCCGTAAGGCCAGGTAGAAAAATGAGAAGGGATTTTGGAAAGGAGTTTGTTCCTTCAGGCGATCCCGTAGCGCTTCGATGCCTCTTCCAGTGCCTCGTTGGGGGTCTTGCCCTTGAGGTCCTTGCGCTTGGCGTTCCACCATTTTTCCTCGAATTCCTCAAGCGCTGCCTGTAACTGCTCATCGTCCTCGAAGGTGTCGCCTTTCTCCTTGACGAAATCCTCCTTGAACTTGGCCAGCAGGTCGATGTTGTTCTCTTTGTTGACCACTGTGACGGATAGGAAGTCGTCGATGTTGTCCGCGACCACCTTAGCGTAATCCGAGGGTATGATGTCCATTACCAGGTCGAGTATGGCATTGCTGAGGGTGAGGAAAAGCATCTCGCGCTTGTTATCCTCGGGCATGTCCTCCTTGGCGATCACCTCGTTCAGGCTCTCATACCACACATCGCGCAGGACGTAGGATCTGGGTCCGTTCTTCTCGGAATAGTCATCGCCACCGCAGCACTCGCAGTGCTCCTCGTGCTCCTGCACCTGCTCCATGACCTCCTCTGCCACGGACTTCTCCTCCACCTTCTTGGCCGGCTTCTTGGCGGCGGCCTTCTTGGGGGCTGGCTTCTTTGCTGCTGGCTTGGTTACCTTCTTCTTTGATGATGTTGCTGCCAAATCGTTAACCTCCTCGATCTACACCGGGCCGCAGAACACGCCCCCGAACGAACGGACAGGACGTCTGGTCTCGGTCATTATCCCGTTGTGGCTTTTTCTATCTGTGTGATTCTGAGGAGGGTTATTAAGCTTATTGCATCATTTTATTCCCACGGTTTTTTGAAAACAAAGCTCAGACGGGACCTGAGCGCGTCCTGACCCATGATCGTCTTCTCGATCCTGATCTCCTCGAACGACGTCTCCGTCATTCCCGCAAAGAGCTCCCGCACCTCCTCCTCTAGAAAGTAATGGGTCAGCACACCTGTGCCCCTGATGAACGAACCTGGCTCAACCTCTTTTCCCCTTCCGTAGCGCATGTCCGACCTGGAGAAGGCCTTGAAGCGGACCTCCCCGCCGGGTTTCAGGACCCGAACGATGTCCCGTGCCGATCCTTCCCTCTCCTGTCGATACAGGTGTTCCAGAACGTGGAAGCAGGTGACCACGTCGAAGGTCCCGGTCCTGAACGGGAGATTGCCTGCATCGGCCAGAGCATACTCCTGGCCCTCCGAACAATACCTGGCACGGCACATGTCAAGTGCCACTGAGGAGATGTCGATCCCTACCACACGGACGCCGCTC
This window contains:
- a CDS encoding class I SAM-dependent methyltransferase, giving the protein MPEELSLGRRCQIWDGEYSTKGPLWKGAPRQSIDLPPGSVVLEVGCGSGKTVSGMSGVRVVGIDISSVALDMCRARYCSEGQEYALADAGNLPFRTGTFDVVTCFHVLEHLYRQEREGSARDIVRVLKPGGEVRFKAFSRSDMRYGRGKEVEPGSFIRGTGVLTHYFLEEEVRELFAGMTETSFEEIRIEKTIMGQDALRSRLSFVFKKPWE